In Rhopalosiphum padi isolate XX-2018 chromosome 3, ASM2088224v1, whole genome shotgun sequence, the genomic stretch ACACAactttctaattttttaatcagaaaatacttttttctaattataaaaaactacacaaacataaaaataaatcaaacattgattatttataaaaaaagtaggtaATCGTATAACATTATTACTGAACAACAGAACTTGTTCACttttgtatatcgtatatgtgtgtcattttataaatgaaaaaaatactctatattatgaatattgtattataagaaaaaatattatacctacaggtTACtatgatatatagtatatacctatgtgactacaattttcttatatacttttttaacatttatattttattatttgtttattattcacaaatctgtaaatatattttcacaaaGAATGAAGTATCTTCATCTTCCGATGAAGATACTTCGCAAtagctattatagtattaatatacctattacctaacaaattataaaacatttacattaatttcatttttaactacgtattaaattttattgaatcttctttagttttatttctataaatgtcgataaaaatgttttcgaaacttgaaaatttattacaagATTTCAcgtaagttattacttattctttatagataaatatgtttaaaaatattgaaaatatataggcACAACTGtacaagttatttataaaagcatttgaagtttaaattttaataaaaatgttttgcccATGTTCCgctaggtaattttttttatgacaataatcataatcataatcttCAAAgttcaatatcaatataatacaatttagttttcTCTACAGCCGTAAACTAGAatgtctaattatttttttatatttgtatgaacaGCCTCACCGAGAAAAGTATCGATACCCGCCGCTTAAATCTGACATTGAGTCATTTATtccagaaaaatattatgttgaaatgtGCAATcgttttatgttaatatatatgcatattacgagtatctaataattattattatgttgaatttCGTTGGAAGAGCCGGTGGAGGTAACGTCAATCACACAACAAACACTTCTTTTTTTACGACCGTCCGACCGTGACCGACTCTATACGCTCCAATATATCGTTAACCTTATCTACCTATATCTTAAACTTCAGTCATTGTATTATGGCTACATGTGGCTTAGCTATTAGCTACACGTTTATCTAAAATCATGACTGTACCAAAGTAGTAGtagcattatttaaaaatattgtattgatcCACCTtgaacgataatatattatattgatcttaTTATCAGATTGCGGATGTGCGTAGTGTGTATTTATGTGTGTGGCACTCCTCCTTCTACGTACCTATCGTTATCATCAATAATTTTGACTGGTGAAATGTAAATGTGACAAATGTGTAAACTCGAAGAGAAAGTAGTAAAGTTACTATAGTTAATACGTACTACTTTATTAGCGTTTTTGGGAAAGAATACACAAAATTTATTTCCATTCCCATAAGCAAAATATGCTGATAGACATTTCGATGCGAAGTACATCATAGTTTTAGGTCATTGttattatagtagatattttaatattaatgcgaataaaataaaaagttgaacGTCGTTCTCATTTATATCAGTTTTTAAAAGGTAAATAGGCTTTAATAGCTTAACgaaaaattaacaaacataTTATCTGGTAAGTAATAGTAACTTACCTacctattgatttaatattatgttatctaatTTAGTTATTGTATACGATTAAAAACTATTGTTGAAATTTAGTATtcaatatattagataatacaatttaaaatgattggctatatttttcatatttaaataaaaattagtttttattaaagaacatacttttcatttaatatttagttaataacgatattttatttcTGGAGAATGGTactaaaattttgtttatagttttaacaCCATTGCAATATTTAACAAGTTTTGTAAGATATTTGTTACTTTATATGTTTTGACACAagaatagataattaaaaagcTGCTTTTGACAAAGATGAATATttcaaatagtaatttaaatatgtatatgtaaaatgtaaaatagaatcccatacattttttagtaaagTAATCTATTCTattctatatgactatattttaaaatgtatgttattatatttatttaaactatacatctgagcaaatattttataatactaaaaaaaaggtAACATTGTGTtgtatatcactataataagtaataattatgaataatgatcTTTATGAATTGAGCAATAAGTCAATAATGTGGTTTTGTCATAATTGTTTGTGTTTGTAAAACACTGTAATGTTTTTACTAAGGCTATATACTTTTGGTttcaatgtaaatttaaaaaaaataataataattcattattatttattacaatggtgtggtaaaatatacatatatgtatattatgtaggtgaAAAATTGACAATCACTATAGAGGTCATTGTGTGGCTATTGAATTAGATActcattgttaaaattattgagCATTACCTTGTATAGAcaacttacctatattatattttatatattaatattattatagatattattaatggccttcattatatttagttttaaaaagatGGTATCGATTTTACCAATATTACTTTCAGTCTATTCTTCTCAATCATAGCAGTAATAATTCACAGTCCTCCTGAAATTgtcatttaatataaagtatttttaaatattattttgctttattcatataatttatatttgtttagtttataaaatggcTCAAGGACCAGCTTTAGTTTGTAGACTTTTGGCTTCATCAGTATCTGTTGCTCATAAAGCAGGTAAAATAATTCGCGATGTTATGCAAAAAGGAGATTTAGGAATAATTGAAAaggtaaataatgttatttcttatttatcgtttattaaTTGTCTTGATGCTTTAACTGTAACTTTTATTGCTTTATGTTTAGGGTGAAAATGATTTACAAACTGAAGCTGATAGATCTGCACAACGTTGTATAGTTGCATCGTTTAAAAATCTGTATCCAAATGTGAATATTGTAGCAGAAGAAGTTGATAAAATTAGTCAGAATTTGGATGTTCCTGCAGATTGGCTAATTACTGATCTTGATCCTAAAATATTGGATTTAGAGTGTCCAAAATCATTACAAGATGTTACAGAAGATCAAGTTAGTGTAGTTGATTATTTTACatctattaagtaaaaaataaatatattttaaactttgtaattttctgttaaatatcagtacaattttaatattactataaaaattgtacGGCTTTTTAATAAATGTCTGTCATGGGTACTTCAGTATTTGGATaacaattttaagctattttatcGTATGCGCTCTACCGGCAACATTGTGACTGCAGTATGACACTCTGCACACTCTACTGTGTTTTACCACTCaacaactatatttatattcttgtaATAAATGGAAGATCTAATTGTGGTtttaatgacaaataaaaattcttataaataagtaatatattattaaaaattattttatattatcattgtgtGTCGTCGTCTAGTCATTCAtttcattatcattaataatcataaatattaaaatacttgtgCCATGTTTCTTAGAAATGCGTTAAATTTGtcaataattagaatataaattgGGTGGTAGAGTGCATATAACAAAAGAGCTCAATTTCACAGTTCTATACTTCTATtaacctattattaattaattagttaattgttaataccaataatatttaaacaaattcttatttttaaattttaatgtttaggtAACAATTTGGATTGATCCATTAGATGGAACATCAGAATTTACCAAAGGTAAATCATcgtatgattacatttttttatacctatttagaTATTGGGTTAATACATTTACTGTTCTTTTTTATAGGTTTAATAGATcatgttacaatattaattgGGGTATGTGTTAATGATGAAGCTGTGGCTGGAGTAATTTATCAACCATTTTGGCAAAACCATGGTCGAGCTCTTTGGGGTCTAGTTGGTAGTGGCATAGGTGGGTTTGAGTTAAAAGAACCCCCTCaaacaaaaaaagtatatgTAACAACAAGGAGTCACTATGATAAGGCAATAGAACAATTTATTGATGGCTTAAAACCTTGTGAAATTATACGAGTTGGTGGTGCTGGAAATAAGGTATAATGATGCAACTTActgattattataagttttaataatgaaatatgaatttgttttttaaaaaatatcatgtagGTACTTTATATATTGGAAGGCAAAGCACATGCTTATGTTTATCCTAGTGCTGGTTGCAAACGATGGGATACAGCAGCCCCAGAGGCAGTGCTAAGAGCAGCTGGTGGTGAATTAACAGATGTACATGGAAATAAATACAGTTATAGCAAGGAGAATGAAAAAGATCCTTTGAATAAATATGGAGTATTTGCCACAGCTCCTTCTTATAACCATACTGAATTCATGAAACTTATTTGTGACATTCAgtcaaaaactgtaaaaaatgaTTAGTTTTTCTTTTATGTGCAATGAGTATCATGTGTTCTATTTCAGTTgagaaaattgttaataaacaaataggtaatttttaaatttcatgtgatttaatctaaaatttaatttaaaaacactttaaatttaatagttaacaataaaatatattgaacaaaATACATTCTCATAAAATATCAGATAAACCTAACAAATACTTTTGATTaagtaaataagtttaatttaataattctaatttgcACACTGATTTTCCAACACATGTACTCTTACCATAATTGTACAATGAAATACTATAAGATTTGCTTTTTATATTATggatatatgtttatatattttattatattaaatattacatattgttttttttaattttaaaattatttatttagtacaaagtacaaaatattggtatttctattttctagtaatattatgttttcaatggttttaaactgatatgttaaaactattttatgaataaatatattatatatagtatatatacattttgctgtaaaaaattacaactatTCAGAATGGCAAAATGTCATGTCTTTTATAagattaagttttataaatttagaaagttgatattttaaaaacagttcctggtattaatattgtattacatgtcattttatgatattatatatagtccATTCAGTTTAAAGGTTTACAGCAACAGTAAgttgtttatgataatataaattttagttcCAAAGCCATCTTTGTGTATAATACAAACTTTTGATAATGTATATCacagtatactattataacctTCATTACATTCTCTTAAAGagcaaaatgtaaaataattaactaatttattagttattattattctacttattaattgataaaatacaattagtaaataaaataacttcaaTCTGATTTATTTCTATGATagctatgtttataaataattattcctacttttaataaatatttcgccTTAAAAATctctgttaaaataaaatatgattatgaaAAAGAATTCTGaagcttaatatttattattttaaaaatgtaatttagaaaaaaattgatttttcattGATCAGTTTttcttgtaatatttaatatactagaCACTGAACTGTTTAATTGGCAGAATCTCTTATTGATCTAATACAGCCAGTGCCGGCCTGGTTCTAAAGGGCCCAGGCAGGATTTTATTTGGAAGGGCCCCAAACCCAATActacaaaatttatttataatacttaaattaaataaatctgaaATATGGAAAATggtcattaaaatgtaataaatatagattctaattttgtcattttatatttaaaaaaataaagttagaaaTTCACTTATTCTAAATTTACAGGTaggtatttaacttttataaaaaacactATGTATATGTTAAGGTGTATGACCGCAGTAGGCGAATGTTGACAGTCACCGGTGTATGTCGACATTTACCAAAAATCGTAGTGAATTTTGACAAATGGTCTTAACGCGTTCTTACACCGGTgattgtttaaatttacaattaatgttGGCAAATGTTGACCAGTGACCACACATGAAGCACGATGTAAATCACTATACTAAAaggtattttcttattattttatagaattaagacGTTATTGTCCAGTCACAATATGCGTTGGAGACGATTTAACGTTAGTATAATGTTATGGCATGAGATAATCCGAATGATATTATGGATAAACTAATCGTCCCGTTGAAACTAAAACTATTCATTATGTATAGAACAAAGAACTACTCGAagttcatataaaaacatatgatcAACTAATTGCTGAACCAATTCAaagatatattgtaaaaaaatataatacaaacaaatgtaACTGTATAAGAATGGGGGAATACTCTGTAACAGTAAATGCCACGATAGTTAACcgtgttgtaataaatataacttaaaaaattacttacttaatctataagttaaaaaattaatttgttaaactacgagtatatttatttatgaatttattacctatatatttgattatatacgTTGTCAGGCATGTCAATATTCAGTAAATAACTATTGCGTTTATCAACAAACACTGGTAAAAGTCTACATTCTaagatatttgtaaaaattgataacattcACTAAAATGATCGGTAAATGTCAACATTCACTGCCATGCAGTCATACaccttaacatatatataaaataaatacatttaatatattatattagtcttGTAATTTCTTTTGATGATTTTGTTATGTCCCAtctatacgttttattttaactacattTAAAGTAATATCTTTTTCTATAGCCATAAGCATTAGTGGTTCTAAATgttgttgataatttttaattaataattccacttttacttatttactattattatattacttagctCGCGCCACAaccgttgaatataatatacaattagtaGTTAGTAATTTAGCACCTATTGAAATACCCATATAAACTACTCcaagaaataaattttattttcaagatcATTcatccataataattataatttatatttatcgaaCTACAGCACAATTATAAAACCtgaatatgacaataatataataagaagtaCGATTTACTTATTCTaactttagatttaaaaattaaaagttaaaacacttTACGGCCACATATTCctcgtaattattatattcaaacgtttcattgcatttaaatatacatataaaaaaaaagaggaCAGCCCAGGCAGTAATTGCTGCCTAGCTGCCTTGGCTAGGCCGACACTGAATACACCTATGGCGCCCATTCggaacacaaataaaaaattaataaattaaataatttaaacatttttaattatctatagttaatcgccttttaaaattaacagaaaaaaaaacaaaattgattttatcaaaaattgttgtttggtatatattttgtttttcacaatattttttaaccaatcactgaattttttacttttaatatccCTAAGACCAAAGTACCAGTTAGTGATCCAATGAGATCCTAATAACTCCagaaatcattttcaaaattgaatattgaatgTTCTAAAAAACTATGACAAAAATAACAACACATtaggtattgtaaaattaatacattcattgcttaGCACAAAATCGCATAGCAttaatgctataaattataacacatcatgtaaaactttaaaacttatataacttaaaataaaaaataaacttttttgttGTTAAACTGTTTGTAGAAGTATAAGTGACAacaatttagatattatttggTCAAAAAGATTAGTTCATTTcagaaacttaataatttattaacaatacaaatataattaatgctatttttggACCTATGGCattcaaatgtaattaattattgtatcaataaaataaatattttatttgtatacaattactttaacatatttatatttataaatataatagtataagtattttatgttaatgatcATCTGCTGTCTGCTGTGATCTATCGTTTAAAAAATGCTAACAcccaactataaatataataatttcaagtataaaaacttgaacaaaatcatatttaattattattaataaaaaaaaaccagcaaatagaaaatacaatttatcaatataaattaagttaaaaatttatatgtcttaattttaaattatttgtattacttcATATTTATTGAATGTTTTCACTTGATCAATTTTTACGTGACATCATAACAGTTGTTAATATACAAAAGGTGattaagtgaaaaaataaattgaaatattacccAGTATATtccatgatataaatatataataaactaagtagaataattatatcatgatatatacatttaaaattataaattacacttGATCGCTTACAGCATGATGACAACAATGTTTAGAACAGTATAAggatttttacaaatattaaatactataattttatgatacaaaattattaggttaatattagttaaagaattattatcgaatatcaaaaatataaaacttataatttactgtttataaaatcatactgtataatcatattaataaaaacaataatataataggtaataatgaataaaataataatatattgaatcaaaatactaataaataaaaaataacaagtagtgtttatattataatatgttaaacatgTATCACTGTTTGCTGACTGAAGATGGATTTTCTGTTTCATTTGTATCTTTGCAACCGATACGTTTCAACACATAATCTAcctgttaatataaatatattttttgataaaacaaataaaaaaagatttatttttaaaattgtttatttacatCAACAAAAACATAACTGAAACTTGGATTGAATGCAACAAAACGATTGAAAGCAGACATTGAACTAGCAGGGCTGATGGCGTGAAGATGCAAATGTCCTATTGAATAAAATGGAGGCCAATGAAAACCCATTCTAACAAAACAACAAGAcatgaaaaatgaatacaattataaatatgacgTATGATTTTGAATACCTTATGTCATTTAAATCACAaccattgtttaataatatttgttttgcagCTGCAACCATGCTTTTGACTaatgtaaatatacaaaaatattatgcaaattaaacaaaataggtaattaatatggattaatatatttttccttaCGTAAATTACAATCTTGTTCATTAGGTTGTAAACTTTTAGaactttttatatgtttttcacTCAACACTAAGAAATGGTGAGTAGCCACTGGTTTAATgtctttaataataacaaattgatCGCTCTGTAACATTGTTcataaaaacgtaatttaataagTACAGTAGAACCTTGATTATCCGTGTTCGCAATTAACCGTGCTCACTCttccgaaaatttaaaaataagtatgaactgatgatgtataacattattgtatatatttctaattatagttaaataaaaaatttcaaaattggtttattataaaattgtatgtatgtatatatttataattataatttaataaaaatttcaaaatttcattattataaaaagtctcGATCAACTGTGGTTTTCATTTATCCATGTGATCCCTTCCCCACCATTACCCCGGATAATTGAGGTTCCACTGTATTTATCAAAAGTTTTTGGATTGTAATCTAATGAATGTTAAACAGACATTGTATTTGTAAGGTCTGTCCAACtcaaaatttttgaaaagtGATAAATTAGTACAATGGTAAcaagaattttaattaaacaaattgaatttaaattactcCAATCCAATTCATCACTGGACGTCAATGATAACAAGTTAGTAcctattacattaaatacatatttaactaatttaggATAGGCCACATAGAATAATAGATAGgaacaaaataatttcataacttcatagatataaatataaaattaaattttactcgAGGCTCAAGAATAATATTTGGGTCGTTGGCGGTAATTAAGTtgcaaaatatacaatttttaactagTGTTTTGGTTGTTTCCACGATGTTCAAATTAACTGGTGATTCTTCTgtcataattagtaattataactaattagatACACAAACGCACAAATTCACAATCTTCAAAAaagtgaaaaacaaaataattttaatgtttttatatatcaattttgAGTCCTACACTCCTACTACTTGGTACTTTTATACTGCTATCATATTAAGCTGCTACCTacgataaaatcattaaaaaaatgatgataaGAATTATGAATGATACTGTAACTAACTACcaaggtaggtacataatatgcaccttggttataaattatagacgCAAAAGTACTATAACTACCTACAACAATTCGGGATTGTACTTAGGGTTTTCAATGTTTTCAtgagttatatataatttatggaaaattaatttaagtagtgACCCAGATTAATTAatagcaacaataataattttctatattgtgCCAATGTCTATACACCAAATCTGTCAATCAGATATTAAGCTCCTCTGAATTTGGGTCACATTTCGGATGTAGATACCAAGAAAAAACTCATAACACAATTATTAGTAGGTGCATATTTTTGTTCtcgtatttatatagttttagccTTTAGGACTCTGAGTACAATAGTGCAAATGTAAGTTAATACCCATCGCTAGCTACTAGCTCGTATTAAAGATTGTCAAGTCAGATCAGTCATTtctaatgataatatgatatatgtctaatcattataataatatattttataccatcttattagataggtatttagtatttatactaaTGTCATTAACTTTTGAGCTAATATAACCTTACCGTAAAACTGTGTGAATACTGACAGAATATACCTaagttcatagtataaatagaaaaatagataggtacctaatatctatCATCTTAAgatgaatatacatattatttcgaaaataaggttatacgtatagtaaaattcataatatatttaaaagttttattttaagtactcgcgaataatgtttttgaattatagcaaaataataacatcgttatttatcgtCTGAATAAATAACTTCAATCAAACttgaacttcaaatgtttattaaaaataattgtgtttgtatatattgagttattttgattcagtaaaaattatttaaaataaaaattttacataaacaaagaaaattatttatgtatttctaactataaaatagttaacgaattttcaactttaaatgcacatacaatttttttatactttaaacagaaaaaaaattatgtgggATCTTATGTTAAATTTTCTGGCTTATTGACCAAGTGgacatttttttatcgatatttaaaaaaaatcgggaAGTTCAACTGCGATTATAAAGATTTCAAAAAaagatatacttttaaaattttatcatgtatttgaatactataataataattgtatcaatgaaaatataaatatttggtgaaattttcaagtttctaaggttatttgtattcaaataaattataataactaggtaattaattataaaaaaattgtcaaaaattaatttagctttAAAATTTCCATTAgttttttctttgattttcCCGATTTTACATATAAAAGTATTGTAAAACTGTTACATTTGACCCTAAAGTCAGTGGTGGATTCAATAGTGTAGGGAGGGAGCGCGAGGCCTGGGCCCGTCTTgacagttattaattattatgcatcaTGTAAcagaattaaaatcaaattctaaatattgtgtttacaaaatgatgtaatatgaatataataatatattaatataataaattttgggCACACCCCCAAACAAATTCTAGATCCACCACTGCCTAAAGTaataaagtaccaactagatccaatATGCTTACAGAAACCACcccttaaagttgaaaattgaagtatttttactacttaaaatcttaatgacagacacaaaaaaaatcatacatcattgtaaaattaatacattcagtGATTCATCATCGCTCCGTTCagaatttaa encodes the following:
- the LOC132926699 gene encoding 3'(2'),5'-bisphosphate nucleotidase 1, producing the protein MAQGPALVCRLLASSVSVAHKAGKIIRDVMQKGDLGIIEKGENDLQTEADRSAQRCIVASFKNLYPNVNIVAEEVDKISQNLDVPADWLITDLDPKILDLECPKSLQDVTEDQVTIWIDPLDGTSEFTKGLIDHVTILIGVCVNDEAVAGVIYQPFWQNHGRALWGLVGSGIGGFELKEPPQTKKVYVTTRSHYDKAIEQFIDGLKPCEIIRVGGAGNKVLYILEGKAHAYVYPSAGCKRWDTAAPEAVLRAAGGELTDVHGNKYSYSKENEKDPLNKYGVFATAPSYNHTEFMKLICDIQSKTVKND
- the LOC132926700 gene encoding adenosine 5'-monophosphoramidase HINT3-like, with the protein product MTEESPVNLNIVETTKTLVKNCIFCNLITANDPNIILEPRSDQFVIIKDIKPVATHHFLVLSEKHIKSSKSLQPNEQDCNLLKSMVAAAKQILLNNGCDLNDIRMGFHWPPFYSIGHLHLHAISPASSMSAFNRFVAFNPSFSYVFVDVDYVLKRIGCKDTNETENPSSVSKQ